The sequence TGGAGCTGCAATGCAAAAAAGTATATCATCCATGCTTTTAGGAAATGAGGGTGTTTTTCAAACTAGACTTACTGGAAGTGGAATTGTAGTTTTAGAACTTCCAGTTCCAGAAACAGAGATATTCAAATGCAAATTGAATAAAGATGTTTTAAAGGTTGATGGTAATTTTGCTATATTAAGAACGGGAGATATAGAATTTACTGTGGAAAAGGCTTCAAAATCAATAGTTGGAACTGCTACCAGTGGAGAAGGCTTCTTAAATGTATATAGAGGAACAGGTGAAGTGTGGTTAGTACCAACAGTTAGCGTTTATAATGAACTACTTAGAAAGGGGTTGTCAGAAATAAGCAATCCTAGTGGAAGCTATGGAAAAGATGAAGAATAATTTAGTAGAACAAAGTGATGAATTGTGATAAAATCACTAAGAGGTGAAGATTATGGAGTATAAATCAAGGTTACAGAGTGACGATATGGACTATTTTTTTAAAGCCATATTGAGCCTACAAAATATAGAAGAATGTTATAGATTTTTTGAAGATGTAGCAACAATAAATGAAATCAAAGCTTTAGCTCAGAGAATGCATGTAGCAAAAATGCTTGAAGAAAAGAAGACTTATACAGATATAGTAGAGATAACTCATGCCTCCACAGCGACTATAAGCAGAGTAAATAAATGCCTAAATTATGGCAGTGAAGGATACAATATAGTGTTAGATAGATTAAAAGAAGACAATGAAGATAATGAAAAATAGATATAAAAAAAGCTTGCCTGTTTGCAAGCTTTTTTGTTTACGCTAAAAATCTAGTCATAAGTATACTATCAAAAAAAGATTTTCTAGCAGGGCGGCGTATCCTGCATCTCTGTTTACTACTAAAAGCATAGCGCGTGAGGAGCCATTTCTCACCTTAGAAATCTCAAATTATATACCGATACTTATATAGTATACACTTTATATTTATTTTGTTCAATATTCCTAAAAAATATTTTATTGAAAACATTCTTTAGTAACAAGTTTCTTTTCTACTTGTTTAAATTTACTTATAGATGTAATGGCAATAAATCGACCATTATAAAGTCTACTGCAAATTTTCCCTTCTGTTATTGGATATAAGGAAGCAACATAGATATATCCTTCATCAGGATCAACCTCTAGGCCTAAAAGCATAAACACCCCCACGTATTTTACAAGTTCAATTGAATTGCAGCCTTTTTTAGGATCCTGCCCAATGAAGTCTGGTGACGATATTATAGATTTAATAGTAGGAGTTAGATTTTCTATAATATTTCTACCAAGTTGTTTTGCATGCTTTTTTACAATATGCTTGTAGACTCCAGGACAGGCAAATACATCACCATTACAAGTAAAACCAGCTAATCTTGCAACTTTTGATGGTATTTTCCCAACTCGAATATAACCTTTCATGCTCATTAAACATACCACCTTTAGCAGAGGATAAAAATAATAATATTTATATTATATATTATTATAATTATACTATAAAATTGATAACTATAGAATAAATTAATAAAAAGACTTTACAATGAAACATTGTTATGTTACGCTATACATGAGGTGGAGTTATGGAAGAAGAATTAATTACGAAAAAAGATCTTTTAGACTTAACTGGCATATCCTATGGACAGCTGTATAGATGGAAGAGAAAAGCTCTGATTCCAGATGAATGGTTTATAAAGAAATCATCATTTACTGGGCAAGAGACCTATTTACCTAAAGAAAAGATTTTAAACAGAGTAAACAAAATAATTGAACTGAAAGATACAGTTTCTTTGGATGAATTGGCAGATATGTTTTCAATAAATCCAAAATCAAAAAGCTATACTTGGGAAGATATTATTGAAAATGAAATAAGTTCAGAAGCTTGTTTGAAGTTGTATTCAAAAAGTTTTGGGGAAAAAGAAGAGTTTGTTTTTAAAGATGTATTGTGCATATATATTTTTAATAAACTGCTGAAGGATAATATACTTTCTTTTGAGCAAATAGAAGAAACTATTGAAAGTATTGATTTCTATTATGAAAAAACAGAAGAGAAAGATTATAATTTAGTGATGGTAAAAGAGAAAGAGACTATTTTTAGTTTTTTTGTAGCAAAGGATAGTTGGATTCCGTTAAAGGAATATAAGGTTATTTTAGATATAAATTTTCATGATTTAGCAGATCAGATAAAGAAAAAATTAAGGGGATAATGGAGGAATTAATAATGGTTGAATTGAGAAATGAGTTAAATAGTAAGGGAGATTTAAAGATTTCAGGGTCAGGAAGTTCAGGTGGTGGAGATTTTAATTGCGTAAGGATAAGTGGTTCAGGCAAAGTAACAGGTAATATAAGATGTGTGGACTTTAGTACTTCTGGATCTTCTAGAGTTGATGGAAGTCTAGAAACTGAGACATTTAAAACTAGTGGCTCTTCAAGAATTGAAGGAGATATAATAGCAAATGAAGTAAGAACAAGTGGCTCTGCTAATGTTCATGGTGATGTAACAACAGAGGAATTTCAATGTAATGGTTCATCTAACATAGATGGAAACTTGCAAGCAAAGGAGTTAAGTGCTTCAGGCAGCATAAAGGTTGGAAACAATGTAAGTGGAGATAGAATGAAATTTTCAGGTTCATTTGAGTTTGGTGGAAATTGTGAAGCAGAAGAATTTCAAAGTTCAGGACATTTTCATATAAAAGGACTTCTAAATGCGGAAACTATGGACATTAATCTAGGATCTCATTGTAAGGTTCAAGAAATAGGTGGCAATAAAGTAAATATATACAGTAGAAATCCAGGACTTAATCTTCTTGGTTTTTTAGGACTTAAATTTAATACTGGAAAGTTAACTTGTAATACTATTGAAGCTGATGAGGTAGATATAGCATTTGTAGAAGCGGATTTAGTAAGAGGCAATAACATTGTAATAAGAGAAGGTTGCAATATACAAAAAGTAGAGTATAGTGGAAACTACAGAACAGAAGGCAATGCAAAAGTTGTAGAAGCAATAAAAGTTGATTAAAAATAAATATATTAAATTCAATGTTGAATATATTAATTAAAATTATAATTTTAATTAATATATTCAATTTTTACTTTACAAATATAAAAATAGTGATAATATATAGGTAAAGGAGGAATTAATATGCAAGTAATTTCGAGATGTCCTGTATGTAATGGTAGCCTTAAGGTTATGAGATTAAAATGTAGTAAATGTAACACAGTTATAGAAAATGAATTTTCTTTCAATAAATTCACTGAGCTATCTAAAGAACAATTAAATTTTCTAGAAGTATTTTTAATGTGTAGAGGAAATATCAAGGATGTGGAAAAGGAATTGAAAATTTCATATCCAACAGTGAGAGCTAAATTAGATGAGCTTATAAGTGAACTAGGATTGCAAAGGGAAAAGATTAAAACTGAAAAAGAAACAATTAAGAATGATAATAATGAGATTCTAGATAAGCTTGAAAAAGGAGAAATAACTCCAGATGAAGCACTAGAATTGTTGAGGAAATAAAGCAAGAAGGTGTATGAAAATAGCCTAGCATATCAACCTAATTGCTTTTAGATATCTAAGCAAAGAATGAAAAAATAAATTAAAAAGCAATAAGTATATAAGATTAAGGGGAGTGTAATATTTATGAAAGAAGAAAGACAAAGAATATTAAAGATGTTAGCTGAAGGAAAGATTGATGAAGAACAAGCTGAAAAGTTATTGGATGCACTTAGTAATGGGAGAGATGAAAATGATACACAAGCTATAGAAGTAAGCAACGTTAAAGGTGGTTTTGAAGAAAAATACAGCATATTTAGAGATGAAGTT comes from Clostridium sp. TW13 and encodes:
- a CDS encoding polymer-forming cytoskeletal protein; translated protein: MVELRNELNSKGDLKISGSGSSGGGDFNCVRISGSGKVTGNIRCVDFSTSGSSRVDGSLETETFKTSGSSRIEGDIIANEVRTSGSANVHGDVTTEEFQCNGSSNIDGNLQAKELSASGSIKVGNNVSGDRMKFSGSFEFGGNCEAEEFQSSGHFHIKGLLNAETMDINLGSHCKVQEIGGNKVNIYSRNPGLNLLGFLGLKFNTGKLTCNTIEADEVDIAFVEADLVRGNNIVIREGCNIQKVEYSGNYRTEGNAKVVEAIKVD
- a CDS encoding YerC/YecD family TrpR-related protein produces the protein MEYKSRLQSDDMDYFFKAILSLQNIEECYRFFEDVATINEIKALAQRMHVAKMLEEKKTYTDIVEITHASTATISRVNKCLNYGSEGYNIVLDRLKEDNEDNEK
- a CDS encoding DUF2089 domain-containing protein; protein product: MNMQVISRCPVCNGSLKVMRLKCSKCNTVIENEFSFNKFTELSKEQLNFLEVFLMCRGNIKDVEKELKISYPTVRAKLDELISELGLQREKIKTEKETIKNDNNEILDKLEKGEITPDEALELLRK
- a CDS encoding YhbD family protein: MEEELITKKDLLDLTGISYGQLYRWKRKALIPDEWFIKKSSFTGQETYLPKEKILNRVNKIIELKDTVSLDELADMFSINPKSKSYTWEDIIENEISSEACLKLYSKSFGEKEEFVFKDVLCIYIFNKLLKDNILSFEQIEETIESIDFYYEKTEEKDYNLVMVKEKETIFSFFVAKDSWIPLKEYKVILDINFHDLADQIKKKLRG